A DNA window from Vigna angularis cultivar LongXiaoDou No.4 chromosome 1, ASM1680809v1, whole genome shotgun sequence contains the following coding sequences:
- the LOC108332438 gene encoding SUMO-activating enzyme subunit 1A isoform X2, whose protein sequence is MEGDGEELTAQETALYDRQIRVWGADAQRRLSKAHVLVYGMKGTVAEFCKNIVLAGVGSLTLVDDRVATEEAFSSNFLIPPVEDVYGGKTLAELCCNSLKDFNPMVRVSVEKGDLSSFGVEFFSKFNVVVVSCCSLSAKKLANDKCRKLSKRVAFYAVDCRDSCGEVFVDLQDYKYSKKKQDETIECDLKYPSFEDALSVPWRSLHKRMSKLYFAMRVIEKFEEAEGRSAGEVSIADLSAVLKLKKDLCTAQSLNESHVPDTLLERLVTNAKEFPPVCAVIGGILGQEVIKAISGKGDPLKNFFFFDVFDGKGIIEDISAN, encoded by the exons ATGGAGGGCGACGGCGAGGAGTTGACGGCGCAGGAGACTGCTTTGTATGACCGCCAAATTAGGGTTTGGGGAGCCGATGCTCAAAGAag ATTAAGCAAAGCTCATGTCTTAGTCTATGGAATGAAAGGAACTGTAGCTGAG TTTTGCAAGAATATTGTTCTTGCTGGAGTAGGTAGTCTGACTTTAGTAGATGATCGGGTTGCCACTGAGGAGGCATTTTCCTCAAATTTTCTCATCCCTCCTGTTGAGGATGTGTATGGTGGAAAGACCCTTGCGGAGCTTTGTTGTAATTCTCTTAAAGATTTCAATCCTATGGTTCGTGTTTCAGTTGAGAAAG GGGATTTGTCAAGCTTTGGTGTTGAATTCTTCAGCAAGTTCAATGTTGTTGTCGTCAGTTGTTGCTCACTTTCAGCCAAA AAACTGGCTAATGACAAATGCAGAAAGCTATCAAAACGTGTAGCATTTTATGCTGTTGACTGTAGGGATTCGTGTGGTGAAGTTTTTGTTGATTTGCAGGATTATAAATATTCAAAG AAAAAACAGGATGAAACCATTGAATGCGATCTGAAATATCCTTCTTTTGAG GATGCATTGTCAGTACCTTGGAGGTCACTTCACAAGAGAATGTCAAAGCTGTACTTTGCAATGAGAG TAATTGAAAAGTTTGAAGAGGCCGAAGGACGTAGTGCTGGGGAAGTTTCAATTGCAGATCTTTCTGCTGTTCTCAAGCTGAAAAAGGACCTATGCACCGCACAA TCTCTCAACGAATCTCATGTGCCTGACACTCTGTTAGAAAGATTGGTGACAAATGCAAAAGAATTTCCGCCTGTTTGTGCCGTTATAGGGGGCATTCTTGGACAG GAGGTTATCAAAGCAATTTCTGGAAAAGGAGACCCCCTcaagaattttttcttttttgatgtTTTCGATGGGAAGGGCATTATAGAGGACATCTCTGCGAATTGA
- the LOC108332438 gene encoding SUMO-activating enzyme subunit 1A isoform X1: MTHNANLMGLWTRVEVSNRDILPDTGLKWIVGGGGGEDAKRKHVVWRKKKIKGIRSLFSRLRLGMEGDGEELTAQETALYDRQIRVWGADAQRRLSKAHVLVYGMKGTVAEFCKNIVLAGVGSLTLVDDRVATEEAFSSNFLIPPVEDVYGGKTLAELCCNSLKDFNPMVRVSVEKGDLSSFGVEFFSKFNVVVVSCCSLSAKKLANDKCRKLSKRVAFYAVDCRDSCGEVFVDLQDYKYSKKKQDETIECDLKYPSFEDALSVPWRSLHKRMSKLYFAMRVIEKFEEAEGRSAGEVSIADLSAVLKLKKDLCTAQSLNESHVPDTLLERLVTNAKEFPPVCAVIGGILGQEVIKAISGKGDPLKNFFFFDVFDGKGIIEDISAN, encoded by the exons ATGACCCATAATGCGAATCTAATGGGTCTGTGGACCAGAGTGGAAGTTTCCAACCGCGATATTCTGCCTGATACag GACTGAAGTGGATAgtgggtggtggtggaggagagGATGCAAAGAGGAAGCATGTTgtttggaggaagaagaaaataaaaggaattcGTTCTCTGTTTTCTAG GTTGCGGCTCGGAATGGAGGGCGACGGCGAGGAGTTGACGGCGCAGGAGACTGCTTTGTATGACCGCCAAATTAGGGTTTGGGGAGCCGATGCTCAAAGAag ATTAAGCAAAGCTCATGTCTTAGTCTATGGAATGAAAGGAACTGTAGCTGAG TTTTGCAAGAATATTGTTCTTGCTGGAGTAGGTAGTCTGACTTTAGTAGATGATCGGGTTGCCACTGAGGAGGCATTTTCCTCAAATTTTCTCATCCCTCCTGTTGAGGATGTGTATGGTGGAAAGACCCTTGCGGAGCTTTGTTGTAATTCTCTTAAAGATTTCAATCCTATGGTTCGTGTTTCAGTTGAGAAAG GGGATTTGTCAAGCTTTGGTGTTGAATTCTTCAGCAAGTTCAATGTTGTTGTCGTCAGTTGTTGCTCACTTTCAGCCAAA AAACTGGCTAATGACAAATGCAGAAAGCTATCAAAACGTGTAGCATTTTATGCTGTTGACTGTAGGGATTCGTGTGGTGAAGTTTTTGTTGATTTGCAGGATTATAAATATTCAAAG AAAAAACAGGATGAAACCATTGAATGCGATCTGAAATATCCTTCTTTTGAG GATGCATTGTCAGTACCTTGGAGGTCACTTCACAAGAGAATGTCAAAGCTGTACTTTGCAATGAGAG TAATTGAAAAGTTTGAAGAGGCCGAAGGACGTAGTGCTGGGGAAGTTTCAATTGCAGATCTTTCTGCTGTTCTCAAGCTGAAAAAGGACCTATGCACCGCACAA TCTCTCAACGAATCTCATGTGCCTGACACTCTGTTAGAAAGATTGGTGACAAATGCAAAAGAATTTCCGCCTGTTTGTGCCGTTATAGGGGGCATTCTTGGACAG GAGGTTATCAAAGCAATTTCTGGAAAAGGAGACCCCCTcaagaattttttcttttttgatgtTTTCGATGGGAAGGGCATTATAGAGGACATCTCTGCGAATTGA